The Phacochoerus africanus isolate WHEZ1 chromosome X, ROS_Pafr_v1, whole genome shotgun sequence genome has a segment encoding these proteins:
- the HCFC1 gene encoding host cell factor 1 isoform X1 — MASAVSPANSPAVLLQPRWKRVVGWSGPVPRPRHGHRAVAIKELIVVFGGGNEGIVDELHVYNTATNQWFIPAVRGDIPPGCAAYGFVCDGTRLLVFGGMVEYGKYSNDLYELQASRWEWKRLKAKTPKNGPPPCPRLGHSFSLVGNKCYLFGGLANDSEDPKNNIPRYLNDLYILELRPGSGVVAWDIPITYGVLPPPRESHTAVVYTEKDNKKSKLVIYGGMSGCRLGDLWTLDIETLTWNKPSLSGVAPLPRSLHSATTIGNKMYVFGGWVPLVMDDVKVATHEKEWKCTNTLACLNLDTMAWETILMDTLEDNVPRARAGHCAVAINSRLYIWSGRDGYRKAWNNQVCCKDLWYLETEKPPPPARVQLVRANTNSLEVSWGAVATADSYLLQLQKYDIPATAATATSPTPNPVPSVPANPPKSPAPAAAAPAVQPLTQVGITLLPQAAAAPPTTTTIQVLPTVPGSSISVPAAARTQGVPAVLKVTGPQATTGTPLVTMRPASQAGKAPVTVTSLPAGVRMVVPTQSAQGTVIGSSPQMSGMAALAAAAAATQKIPPSSAPTVLSVPAGTTIVKTVAVTPGTTTLPATVKVASSPVMVSNPATRMLKTAAAQVGTSVSSAANTSTRPIITVHKSGTVTVAQQAQVVTTVVGGVTKTITLVKSPISVPGGSALISNLGKVMSVVQTKPVQTSAVTGQASTGPVTQIIQTKGPLPAGTILKLVTSADGKPTTIITTTQAGGAGTKPTILGISSVSPSTTKPGTTTIIKTIPMSAIITQAGATGVTSSPGIKSPITIITTKVMTSGTGAPAKIITAVPKIATGHGQQGVTQVVLKGAPGQPGTILRTVPMGGVRLVTPVTVSAVKPAVTTLVVKGTTGVTTLGTVTGTVSTSLAGAGGHSTSASLATPITTLGTIATLSSQVINPTAITVSAAQTTLTAAGGLTTPTITMQPVSQPTQVTLITAPSGVEAQPVHDLPVSILASPTTEQPTATVTIADSGQGDVQPGTVTLVCSNPPCETHETGTTNTATTTVVANLGGHPQPTQVQFVCDRQEAAASLVTSAVGQQNGSVVRVCSNPPCETHDTGTTNTATTATSNMAGQHGCANPPCETHETGTTSTATTAMSGLGAGHRRDARLACAAGTVPAAAVRVGVAAGAAAGAAEGAQGAVKPSCQTRQTSATSTTMTVMATGAPCPAGPLLRPSLALEAGGHGTTLVQLGPVSAQVRAGSLGGEDSPLAGLGSLVSVGRPLEAHRSHTTSTPAAACTDLGAGEPGEAQGTPVLVYESSAGPAVTATALEALLCSSAVVTRVCSNPPCETHETGTTHTPTTATSGGGAGQPEAGQQPPAGRPCETHQTASTGTTMSVSVGALLPDAVPAHRTPESGLEGAPSPTVTPQAAASLLAPFPTQRVCSNPPCETHETGTTHTATTVTSNMSSNQDPPPPASDQGEVESTQGDSMNIASSSPIATTGSSTLTRAVTTVTQSTPAPGPSVPKISSVTETTPGALTTEVPIPATITVTIANTETSDMPFSAVDILQPPEELQASPGPRQQLPPRQLLQPAATPLMGESAEVLSASQTPELQAAVDLSSTGDPSSGQEPATSAVVATVVVQPPPPTQSEVDQLSLPQELMAEAQAGTTTLMVTGLTPEELAVTAAAEAAAQAAATEEAQALAIQAVLQAAQQAVMAGTGEPMDTSEAAAAVTQAELSHLSAEGQEGQATTIPIVLTQQELAALVQQQQLQEAQAQQQQHHLPTEALAPADSLNDPTIESNCLNELAGAVPSTVALLPPTATESLAPSNTFVAPQPVVVASPAKLQAAATLTEVANGIEPLGVKPDLPPPPSKAPVKKENQWFDVGVIKGTNVMVTHYFLPPDDAVPSDDDSGTVPDYNQLKKQELQPGTAYKFRVAGINACGRGPFSEISAFKTCLPGFPGAPCAIKISKSPDGAHLTWEPPSVTSGKIIEYSVYLAIQSSQAGGEPKSAAPAQLAFMRVYCGPSPSCLVQSSSLSNAHIDYTTKPAIIFRIAARNEKGYGPATQVRWLQETSKDSSGTKPASKRPMSSPEMKSAPKKSKADGP, encoded by the exons ATGGCTTCGGCCGTGTCACCCGCCAACTCGCCAGCGGTGCTCCTGCAGCCTCGCTGGAAGCGAGTGGTGGGCTGGTCGGGTCCAGTACCCCGGCCCCGCCACGGCCACCGCGCCGTGGCCATCAAGGAGCTCATCGTGGTGTTTGGCGGCGGCAACGAGGGGATCGTGGACGAACTGCACGTGTACAACACGG CGACCAACCAGTGGTTCATCCCCGCCGTGAGGGGGGACATCCCTCCAGGCTGCGCGGCCTATGGCTTCGTGTGCGACGGGACGCGCCTGCTGGTGTTCGGAGGCATGGTGGAGTACGGGAAATACAGCAACGATCTCTACGAGCTGCAG GCGAGCCGATGGGAGTGGAAGAGACTGAAGGCAAAGACGCCCAAAAACGGGCCCCCTCCGTGTCCTCGGCTCGGGCACAGCTTCTCCCTCGTGGGCAACAAATGTTACCTGTTCGGAGGTCTGGCCAACGACAGCGAGGACCCCAAGAACAACATTCCCAG GTACCTGAATGACTTATACATCCTGGAACTGCGGCCGGGCTCTGGAGTGGTAGCCTGGGACATTCCCATCACTTACGGCGTCCTGCCCCCGCCGCGGGAGTCGCATACAGCCGTGGTCTACACCGAGAAAGACAACAAGAAGTCCAAGCTGGTGATCTATGGAGGGATGAGTGGCTGCAGGCTAGGCGACCTCTGGACCCTGGATATTG AGACTCTGACGTGGAACAAGCCCAGTCTCAGTGGGGTGGCACCTCTTCCTCGGAGCCTCCACTCGGCCACGACGATAGGAAACAA AATGTACGTGTTTGGTGGCTGGGTGCCTCTCGTCATGGATGACGTCAAAGTGGCCACACACGAGAAGGAGTGGAAGTGTACCAACACACTGGCTTGTCTCAACCTGG ACACCATGGCCTGGGAGACCATCCTGATGGACACGCTGGAGGACAACGTTCCCCGGGCCCGAGCCGGCCACTGCGCCGTCGCCATCAACAGCCGCCTGTACATTTGGAGTGGGCGTGACGGCTACCGAAAGGCCTGGAACAACCAGGTCTGCTGCAAGGACCTCTGGTACCTGGAGACAG AAAAGCCACCGCCCCCGGCCCGGGTACAGCTGGTGCGAGCCAACACCAACTCGCTGGAGGTGAGCTGGGGGGCAGTGGCCACAGCCGACAgttaccttctgcagctccagaaATATGACATTCCTGCCACGGCTGCTACTGCCACCTCCCCCACACCCAATCCAGTCCCGTCTGTGCCTGCCAACCCTCCCAAGAGCCCTGCCCCCGCAGCAGCCGCACCTGCCGTGCAGCCGCTGACCCAAGTAGGCATCACGCTCCTGCCCCAGGCTGCCGCCGCGCCCccgaccaccaccaccatccaggTCTTGCCGACGGTGCCCGGCAGCTCGATTTCCGTGCCCGCTGCAGCCAGGACTCAAG GTGTCCCTGCTGTGCTCAAAGTGACTGGTCCTCAGGCTACAACGGGAACCCCGTTGGTTACCATGCGACCTGCCAGCCAGGCTGGGAAAGCCCCCGTCACTGTGACCTCCCTCCCTGCAGGCGTGCGAATGGTTGTGCCTACGCAGAGCGCCCAGGGCACG GTCATCGGCAGCAGCCCGCAGATGAGTGGCATGGCCGCCTTGGCAGCAGCGGCCGCCGCCACCCAGAAGATCCCTCCGTCCTCGGCGCCCACGGTGCTGAGTGTCCCAGCTGGCACCACCATCGTCAAAACCGTGGCCGTGACGCCTGGCACCACCACGCTCCCAGCCACCGTGAAGGTGGCTTCCTCGCCTGTCATG GTGAGCAACCCAGCCACTCGCATGCTGAAGACCGCGGCTGCCCAGGTGGGGACGTCCGTCTCCTCTGCGGCCAACACATCCACCCGTCCCATCATCACCGTGCACAAGTCGGGGACTGTGACAGTGGCCCAGCAAGCCCAGGTGGTGACCACGGTGGTGGGTGGGGTCACCAAGACCATCACCCTGGTGAAGAGTCCCATCTCCGTCCCCGGAGGCAGTGCTCTG ATTTCCAATCTGGGCAAGGTGATGTCTGTGGTGCAGACCAAGCCAGTTCAGACCTCCGCCGTCACGGGCCAGGCGTCCACAGGCCCGGTGACTCAGATCATCCAG ACCAAAGGGCCCCTGCCAGCCGGGACCATCCTGAAGCTGGTGACCTCCGCAGACGGCAAGcccaccaccatcatcacgaCCACGCAGGCCGGCGGGGCAGGCACGAAGCCCACCATTCTTGGCATCAGCAGCGTGTCCCCCAGCACCACGAAGCCGggcaccaccaccatcatcaagaCCATCCCCATGTCAGCCATCATCACGCAGGCGGGCGCCACGG GTGTGACCAGCAGTCCTGGCATCAAGTCgcccatcaccatcatcaccaccaaggTGATGACCTCCGGAACCGGAGCCCCCGCCAAGATCATCACTGCCGTGCCCAAGATCGCCACCGGCCACGGGCAGCAAGGCGTGACCCAG GTGGTGCTGAAGGGCGCGCCGGGCCAGCCGGGCACCATCCTCCGCACCGTGCCCATGGGGGGCGTCCGCCTGGTCACCCCCGTCACCGTCTCCGCAGTCAAGCCGGCTGTCACCACATTGGTTGTGAAGGGCACCACAG GCGTCACAACTCTGGGCACAGTGACAGGCACGGTCTCCACCAGCCTCGCCGGAGCCGGGGGCCACAGCACCAGCGCCTCCCTGGCCACGCCCATCACCACCCTGGGCACCATTGCCACTCTCTCGAGCCAGGTGATCAACCCCACTGCCATCACTGTGTCGGCGGCGCAGACCACGCTGACGGCGGCCGGCGGCCTCACCACGCCCACCATCACCATGCAG CCCGTCTCGCAGCCCACCCAGGTGACTCTGATCACAGCCCCCAGCGGGGTCGAGGCCCAGCCCGTGCACGACCTCCCGGTGTCCATCCTGGCCTCACCCACCACGGAACAGCCCACGGCCACCGTCACCATTGCCGACTCGGGCCAGGGCGACGTGCAGCCTGGCACCGTGACCCTGGTGTGCTCCAACCCGCCCTGCGAGACCCACGAGACGGGCACCACCAACACGGCCACCACCACCGTCGTGGCTAACCTCGGGGggcacccccagcccacccaagTGCAGTTCGTCTGTGACAGACAGGAGGCCGCCGCTTCTCTCGTGACCTCCGCGGTGGGGCAGCAGAATGGCAGCGTGGTCCGAGTCTGCTCCAACCCGCCGTGCGAGACCCACGACACGGGCACCACCAACACGGCCACCACTGCCACCTCCAACATGGCCGGGCAGCACGGCTGCGCCAACCCGCCCTGCGAGACCCACGAGACGGGCACCACCAGCACGGCCACCACCGCCATGTCGGGCCTCGGGGCCGGCCATCGGCGAGACGCCCGGTTGGCCTGTGCGGCCGGCACCGTGCCCGCCGCCGCGGTCCGGGTCGGCGTGGCAGCTGGCGCAGCTGCTGGCGCCGCAGAGGGCGCCCAGGGCGCCGTCAAGCCCTCGTGCCAAACCCGCCAGACCAGCGCCACCAGCACCACCATGACTGTGATGGCCACTGGGGCCCCGTGTCCTGCTGGTCCGCTCCTCCGACCCAGCCTGGCCCTGGAGGCCGGCGGGCACGGCACCACCCTGGTGCAATTAGGCCCCGTGAGCGCCCAGGTCAGAGCCGGCAGCCTGGGCGGCGAGGACAGCCCCCTGGCCGGCCTGGGCTCGCTGGTGTCTGTGGGGCGCCCGCTGGAGGCACACCGCAGCCACACGACCAGCACCCCCGCTGCGGCCTGCACTGACCTGGGCGCTGGGGAGCCTGGCGAGGCGCAGGGCACCCCCGTGCTCGTGTACGAGAGCTCAGCCGGCCCCGCCGTGACTGCAACAGCTCTGGAGGCGCTGCTGTGCTCCTCGGCCGTCGTGACCCGGGTTTGCTCCAACCCGCCTTGCGAGACCCACGAGACGGGCACTACCCACACGCCCACCACCGCCACGTCGGGCGGGGGCGCGGGCCAACCAGAGGCTGGGCAGCAGCCCCCCGCCGGCCGCCCCTGCGAGACGCACCAGACCGCTTCCACTGGCACCACCATGTCGGTCAGCGTGGGCGCCCTGCTCCCCGACGCCGTGCCCGCCCACAGGACCCCGGAGTCCGGCTTGGAGGGGGCACCGTCCCCCACGGTCACTCCCCAGGCCGCCGCTTCGTTGCTGGCTCCCTTCCCGACGCAGAGGGTCTGCTCCAACCCCCCCTGCGAGACCCACGAGACGGGCACCACACACACGGCCACCACCGTCACCTCCAACATGAGCTCCAACCAAG ATCCCCCACCACCTGCCAGCGACCAGGGAGAGGTGGAGAGCACCCAGGGCGACAGCATGAACATCGCCAGTTCCAGTCCCATTGCAACGACGGGGTCCTCCACGCTGACGCGGGCTGTGACCACCGTGACACAGTCCACACCGGCGCCCGGCCCTTCGGTGCCG AAGATCTCATCAGTGACTGAAACTACCCCAGGGGCTCTGACCACCGAAGTCCCCATCCCGGCCACGATAACAGTGACCATAGCCAACACAGAAACTTCTGACATGCCCTTCTCTGCTGTTGACATCCTGCAGCCCCCAGAGGAGCTCCAGGCCTCGCCAGGGCCTCGCCAGCAGCTTCCGCCACGGCAACTCCTGCAGCCCGCCGCCACGCCCCTGATGGGGGAGTCCGCCGAGGTGCTGTCTGCCTCCCAGACCCCTGAGCTCCAGGCCGCCGTGGATCTGAGCAGTACAGGGGACCCGTCTTCAGGCCAGGAGCCTGCCACCTCGGCCGTGGTGGCCACTGTGGTGGTCCAGCCTCCCCCGCCCACGCAGTCCGAAGTAGACCAGTTGTCGCTTCCGCAAGAGCTGATGGCCGAGGCGCAGGCGGGGACCACCACCCTCATGGTAACGGGGCTCACCCCCGAGGAGCTGGCGGTGACTGCAGCTGCCGAGGCGGCCGCCCAGGCCGCGGCCACGGAGGAAGCCCAGGCCCTGGCCATCCAGGCCGTGCTCCAGGCCGCACAGCAGGCCGTCATGG CAGGCACCGGGGAGCCCATGGACACAtctgaggcggcggcggcggtgacCCAGGCGGAGCTGAGCCACCTGTCGGCTGAGGGCCAGGAGGGTCAGGCCACCACCATCCCCATTGTGCTGACACAGCAGGAGCTGGCCGCCCtggtgcagcagcagcagctccaggaggcgcaggcccagcagcagcagcaccacctcCCCACCGAGGCCCTGGCCCCTGCCGACAGCCTCAACGACCCCACCATCGAGAGCAACTGCCTCAACGAGCTGGCGGGGGCCGTCCCCAGCACCGTGGCCCTGCTGCCGCCCACGGCCACCGAGA gcctggctccatcCAACACGTTTGTGGCCCCCCAGCCAGTCGTGGTCGCCAGTCCCGCGAAGCTGCAGGCCGCAGCTACCCTGACCGAGGTGGCCAACGGCATTGAGCCCCTGGGCGTG AAGCCGGACCTACCACCCCCGCCCAGCAAAGCCCCCGTGAAGAAGGAGAACCAGTGGTTTGACGTGGGCGTCATCAAGGGCACCAACGTGATGGTGACGCACTATTTCCTGCCACCCGATGATGCTGTGCCGTCGGAC GACGACTCCGGCACTGTCCCCGACTACAACCAGCTGAAGAAGCAGGAGCTGCAGCCGGGCACTGCCTACAAGTTCCGAGTCGCCGGGATCAACGCCTGCGGCCGGGGGCCGTTCAGCGAGATCTCGGCCTTTAAGACGTGTCTGCCTGGCTTCCCGGGGGCCCCCTGTGCCATCAAGATCAGCAAA AGTCCCGATGGAGCCCACCTGACCTGGGAGCCGCCCTCCGTGACCTCCGGCAAGATCATCGAGTACTCGGTGTACCTGGCCATCCAGAGCTCGCAGGCCGGCGGCGAGCCCAAGAGCGCCGCCCCGGCCCAGCTGGCTTTCATGCGGGTGTACTGCgggcccagcccctcctgcctcgTGCAGTCCTCCAGCCTCTCCAACGCCCACATCGACTACACCACCAAGCCCGCTATCATCTTCCGCATCGCCGCCCGCAACGAGAAGGGCTACGGCCCTGCCACCCAA